CAGCGCTCCGTGAGGTTCTCAGCGTCACTGACGACAAACTGGATGTCGCCCTCGCAAAGGTAGTACGGAGTTTGCAGCTTCGAGATGGAGTCCGTGATGAAAATGGGGAGGTAGCAGTCGAGCAGGTCGATCAAGAACTCCGTCGACTGTTCGAAGACGTTGAGGTTGACCCGCCATCATACAATGAATTGGCAGACATCCGCCAACGCACCCGGTTCCTAGAGACGAGCGTCGATCTTGATGTCGACGAGGTCGTTGTTCGGCTCACTGCAGCGGGCGAAGACGTAGCTGCCCCCGACACAGGTGGGGTACAAGCTGCTGGTGGTAGTGGCCACGATGATGCACTCCTCCAGATCGAGGAGGAGCTCACTACGCTCGGATTTACCGTCTCGATTCTCTCACAGGATGGAAGTGAGAAGCCCGATGGACGGGCCACCCATCCCGAACTGGACGAAACGTTCGCTATTGAGGTCGAAACGACCACCCCAGAGAACCCAGCGAAGGTGCTCACTAACCTTCGGAAAGCTCAGCAAGCAGGAGAGATACCCCTCTTCGTCGTTCGCCCGGGAAATTCAGAGCTAGATTGGGCCAAGCGTGTCGAAGGAATCCTTTCGCCGCCTGTTCGAGAGCTTCAGAGCGGCGAGATACGATTCTACACCGACGACTCGCCAATCACATTCAATGGAGGTGCAACCGAAGAGGGCGGAGTCACTGCTATTCGCCCCGTTACAGGAAGTGACGACAACCGTCGAAGCATCTGGGTGCGAGAAGACGATTCGATTGTTCTCTACGATGGAACTCGAACAGAGTACGTACGATTGGGATCGCTTTCAGCAGTGACGAAAGACCGCGTTCCCGCAATATACAGCTATGATCACACCGCGAACGAGTATCTGGTTTACGAGCCCGGTGAAACTCATACTTACGAGTCGAAAACAGCGTTTGAGAAAGAGTGGGTTCCGATCAAAATCCCGTTTGTCCCAGAAGATTGTCTCCAAGAGCCTGCCTTTGGGAGCGATTCTTATTGCATCGTCATCCTCCCCGTCGACGGTGAACCAATGGCCTACTCTGACGGAGTCACGAGCCCACTCCATACGCTCTTAGAGACTTCATTCACCACTGTTCAACCTGAGTCGACGGGTGATGGGACTCATTCCTCAGATGGGGAACAAGGTTCTGGGTCGACAACCTCTGAGGAAAATTCCCACGGTGAGCAGCCAACAACTCCCTCTCAAGAATCAAGTTGGAAGGACGATCCAGATGCTGCAATCGGACAGTTTGCATCGCAGTGGATCGTCGAAGATGAGGACGGAGTGGCAACTTCAGTCGAGGTCTATGAGGTGTATCAGTCGTGGGCTGAAAAGCAGGATATAGAGCCGGACTCAAAGAGCTGGTTCGGTCGGCGTCTCAACAATCAAATCTCGTTTGAACGAACGACTGAACGACAGGATGGCGTTCCTATACGATGCTACAAGGGCATCAGACTCAGACATGGCGAGGTTGGAGATGAATAACAGATTTAGATGTTTCAGCCGCTCTGGGGCGGGTGAACAGCATTTCGTGTTACTCCGATACTGTTCGACTACTATTGCCCGACGAAAAACGCAAAAACGCAAGACGGAGTGCTGTTACAGCAAATTCAAGCTTGGCGTAACACAGCGGTGTCTTAACGATTATGCCGTACATGCTGTTCAGGCTAATCTCACGGGATTTCCTGCTCAAATTGGAAATCCGTTACGGCAAAAACCAACTAGTATAGGACGGGGGGTCCCCGTTGGGACCAAGGGATTGGATCGGAATTCGGCACGGCGTGAATTTTGTCGACGCTCGATGGCGATGAGAGCGATGGATGGAGAGAAAAAATGAGCAACAGAGTACTGGCAGATAAGACAACTATTCCGGAGACAATCTGCGAACGTGAACAGTGGGTCTGCTGGAAGAAAACTCAACGAGATGGCAACACAACAAAAATACCGGTAACTCCTGGAGGTGGTGGGTTCGCATCGTCGACTGACCCCGAGACATGGGCTGGTTTCGAAATCGCCCTCGAATACGCCCGAACAGGGAAGGCCGATGGCGTGGGATTCGTCTTTACTGACGACGATCCGATTGTCGGCGTCGACCTCGATGACTGTCGCGATCCCGAGACTGGTGAGGTCGACTCTGAGGCCCAGGACATCATCGAACGGCTCGACTCCTATACAGAAATCTCGCCGTCTGGAACCGGCTATCATGTGCTCATCGAAGGCGAACTCCCCGAAGGCCGAAACCGACGGGGACACATTGAACTGTACGACAGGGCTCGGTTTTTCACCGTCACCGGAGAGCACATCCAGGAGACTCCGACCCACATAGCGCGTCGACAAGACGCACTCGTGGCTATCCATCGTGAATACGTCCAAAGGTCCAGCAGTGATGAGAAGTCCAACTCACCGAATCGTGGGGGATCTGAGGACCAGTCAGACACCATTGATAGTACTGACGCTACGGTCGACAACGCGAACGCTGATCTCGATGATGAGAAACTCTTGGAGAAAGCTCGGCGTGCTTCAAACGGACCGAAGTTCGAGCGACTCTGGGGAGGGAACACTGGTGGATATGAAAGCAACTCTGAGGCCGATATGGCCTTGTGTTGTTTACTGGCTTTCTGGAGTGGCGGTAACCAGAGACAAATGGATCGGTTGTTCCGTCAGTCGGGCTTGCTGCGTGAGAAATGGGATGAGGTCCACTTTGCCGATGGGTCGACCTACGGTGAGAAGACTATCGAGAGAGCGATTTCGAACACCTCGGAGTTCTACGATCCTGGTCGTGGGAACCAATCCAAGCAATCTCAAATCACGAGTGAACCATCGGGTGAGGCTACCACTGATGTTGGCGTTGTCGTAGAGGAATCAACACGTAGTCAGGCGTATCTCACCGAGAAAAATCGACTCTTGGCCGAGCGTGTCGACGAACTCGAAGCCACGCTTGAACAGAAAAACGAGCGTGTCGATGCACTCGAAACTGAAAATCAACGACTCAAAGATGAGCTGACCAGTCGTGATCAGGAGACACAACCAGTTCTCCAGGAAGACGTAGAGGAGTCTAGCACAGACTCTATGTGGAAACGGACTAAGCAGCGGTTCTCACGTAGATAAGACGAGTCGACTCGCCAATATTGAATAATATATGCGACCCTAGGAAAGATATTTTTGCTATGGGGGCGAATTAGTAGCAATGACCGATATCAACGAACGGATGGTCGACGAGTGGGTGGAGTCGACTACGGCCCGAGAGCGCATCAAAGAGATACTCGAGGAGACAACCACCTATTCGAAAGTAAGCGCCATTGCAGACCGCGCTCGCGTGAGCGAACCGACTACCAGAAAGTACCTCAATGAACTCGTCGAGGAGGGGATCGGCACCACCGAACAGGACGGCCGTACTACCCTGTACAAACGCAATCAAGGTCGACTCGTCGATAGACGGATCGAAGAACTGCGCACGACGTGTTCACACCAAGAACTGGTCGAGGCCGTCCAGGAGATGAAAGAATCAATCGCGGAGTTCCGTGAGACCTACGGCGTTGAGAGTCCCGAGGATCTCGTGATCGAACTCGAACCCGGCGACGAGGGATGGAGTGATATCGGACAGTGGCAGTCGACACGTCGCAACCTTGCGATTGCGAAGGCTGCTATCCAGGTTGACGAAGCACACCGACTGGCCGAGGCCGAAGTGTGACAGACGACTGAGATCGAGTCGACACGGGTGGCCCTGATTCAGATCTAATGGTACGGGTTCGGACGATCGCCGAGGACTACGAACCACTGGTCACCTCTACTGAATTCGACGATCTACTCAATCCAGGAGCAGTTCATCTCTATCTCGGCGATGGTATTGAGGCCGAATCCGGTCGATTCGACGTTACCTGGACGACTAAGAGATATTATTCTATGATTACAGTGCTCTATTATTTGATCGTGGTCTGTTACAGTGTGAATCTATATCGACCAGATACGCAGAGTAGTGTGTTGGCACACTAGTATTTAAATAAGCGGACCATCTTAATTGTGTATGAGCAGTGAACACGTCGACTCCGAGAGCAAGGTGTCGGGGAATCAGGCAAATATCCCCGCTCGTATCCGTCGAGAGCTCGATATAGACGACGGTGACAAACTCCGCTGGCAGATCGAAGATGACGGGACACTTCGTGTCCAGATCGTCCAACAGCACACTGGGACATTCAGCGAGTTCGAGGGCTACGACGGCGACGAACAAACCGACGTCACCAACGACCATGACGCGTGGGGCGTCGACACCGAATAAATGCCACGTGCACTCGTCGACACGACTGTCCTCTTTGCAGCAGCCTACTCCCGCGACGGAGCCCACGACGATGGCCTCGAAATCCTCCACGGAATCGATACCGCTGGGCTCCCCGAGGCGGTTGTCCTCGATTATGTGCTTGCAGAGACGCTGAACGGACTGACGACACACGCGGGCCACGAGTCAGCTGTCGACTTCCTTGACCGACTCGAAGAAAACACTCGCTTCCATATTGACTCACTGACTGCCGACACACTGGCAACGGCCAAGGCACTCTTTCGACAGTATGAACGGTTCTCCTTCGTCGACGCCTGCATTGTCGCCTATATGCAAACCGAAGGACTGGGCTATCTGTATGCGTTCGACGATGATTTCGATGCAGCCGAAGATGTCTACCGTCTCGACACTGCCACAAATCCGTATCAACCCGATTGACACTCGCTGTCTTCCAACTGTGGCGCGATACAGTTGAGACCGGTGACCTTCGATTACTCCAACAGCCGAATCCGCCGTAGGAACTTCGGTCGGCATACGGAGCTCTCCGTGTTTGTGTTCGTTACGACTCCGCATTTTATCGCCCCCTGAGGGGTGAGGGCGCACAAAAGACGCCTTCTGTACTACCTATGTCGACTGAATACAACCCACAACAGTACCAACTGAATCCAAACCAGACCGACTATACGACCGATCCACCGTGGGCAGATCTCGAACTCACCGTGCCCAACGATCGGAGCCCGATCTCCATTGTTTCCTTCGTCGAGTGTGTCCTCGTCGAGCTCACCCACGAACCGGTGGCTGCCGAGTACGTTTCATCGGAGATCTGGGGCGAGAAGCGAACACGATTTTTCGCCGTCGACGATACGGGCGAGCGGTTCCAAAAGCAGTATTCTGATGACCGACTGGGCGAGCATAATACGCTGCTCAGTCGTCGACGTGTTCGAAACGCGCTGATCAACCGACTGTCGCGTGAAACTGTGGGAACGAAGCGAGGTATCCAGGAGTCGGTCGAGGAGCCAGATACCTTCCGTGTGAGGCCGCTTCGGGAGTTGGAACTCTAATGTTCCGAGAATACGACCACGTTGAGGGCGGCACGCTGGTCTACGATGTTCGAACTGAACACCGTGTTCACCTTACTCGTGAAGTCACGATCGGCCGCCAGCTGCTCGGCTTTACGAACGTCAGTGACTGGGACAAGATCCGCTCGGAACTCACCCGCCGCGGCCATGGTGTCGGCGCAATACACCAGCTTCCCGTCTTCAAGGGTGGTCTGTAATGGGGCCATTCGATCTCACTGACCGACGAGCGTGTGGTCACCCGAACGGTCACTGTCCCGAGTGCGGGCAACCGACGCCGTCACTGCGTGCCGAGTACTGCTCGATTGCCTGCCGATATGATTCCCAGGAGGCCCAGAGGTGGAAGCAGTATGAGCCCCCGAGCCGAGAGTCTACACGGCGGCCGACTGACGCAGAACTCGCCGAGCGAGAACCCGAGCGGCCAGCCCATCCAGAACAAGGATACCGTCGACGGGGACGCCGGGACTAGCGAAGAAATCCGTCGACGGAAGCCTCGGTCGCTGTGGTGATATTCTTGTGAGTATGCTTCTGCAAGACTTAGTCTCTAAGTATAGCAAAAGTGCATTGCTTGACTTCATGTAGAACGTTCTAATTGTGATATCCCAAGGCCCTGTACCTCTCATGAAGACACAATGAGGAGCCGTCGACATGAAAAGTCAATTGGATAGTATTTCTACGGGTTATATATAGGGTCAAAGTTAGGACATGATATGGCTACGCTGAACTCCCTTCGGCCTGCGATTAGTGGTCTCATCCGTAATCCAATCCTCTTGGTTATCACAGGGTTATATACACTCTTACAAATTCCTCAACTGGTTCTTCAATCACAGTCTCCATTGATTTCTGCACTGGTTTCGTTACTGATGACTGGTGTCTTACTCGTCTTGCTTCCGTTCTACCAAGGTGGTCTCATTGGAATGGCTAATGAAGCACTGGCTGGCCACACACAAATTAGGTCTTTCATTCAGGCAGGAAAATCAAATTATATTTCACTGTTATTATCATATCTCGTCATACTAGCAGTAAATATTCTGTTTGGAATTGCCGGATTTGTTTTATTCTTTGCTGGTGGTCTAGGCTTTGTTATTGGGAATGGACAGCCGAGTACTGCAGTAATAGCGATTATCGGTATTCTTGGGCTTCTCATTGTTGTCGCCTATCTTCTAATCGTCATTAGTATCCAGTTCTACGCCCATGCCATTGTTCTCAGTGATACCAAGATTATTGAGGGATTCAAGTATAGTGTCAAGCTTGTCCGTCAGAATCTCTTCAGTGTTGCTGGGTATTCTGTTATTATGTTCTTTGGAGGTGCTCTTATTGGCCTCCTAGGTGGGGTGTCGTCAATCCTATTTTCACCACAACCCGCGTTAGGCACTGCTCTACCGGATATTTCGTTGCCACTGGTTATTCTTATATTAGCAATCTCTCTGATTTTGACTGCAATTTTTGGTGCATTCTACGGTGTATACTCAGTTGCATTCTACCAAAAAATTAACCCAGATTAAAACAGACACCAAATGAAACAACGTGATATGATGGATAGATAACTACATCGAATCATTTTCCTTCTTATTGTCTTACAAACACATATGTCCCTACTACGGTCACATCCGTATGCCGCCACGCTCGTCCTTCTCGTCTTTGGAGTCGTACTTATCCTCTCGTTTGTCGCCCTCGGGGCGACGGTTTCGGACCCAACGTACTCGATGGAGCCGTTCGATCCAAACAATAACGTAGAGCCACTTCGGTACACTCCTGAAGTTCGGCAGTTCAACGCCGATACGCAGCCAACAGCACATGCTGATGCAGTCAATACTGCAATCGAGACTGGTGGGTTCACAGGCCAACTTGACGGCGATCTCAGCCACATTGATGGAGAAGGATTCTCGTACCTCATCGTCGACCAGGCGGTCTATGAGTATCACTCCGAATCCACCGGCGATGAAGTGACGATCACGATGAACCCTATCGATGCTGAAACTGTCGCACACGAAGTTGCAACACCGTACGAAGACGCCTCCACAACGACACGGGAGGCGATCGACACCGGCGAACCCGTGACTGGTAAGATAGAATCAGGCTGGATTGTTATCGATGACGGCACCTACTACAGTGCCGAGTTTGTTGAATCAGGAGTGATTGTCAGCCAGTTCATTGTTAGACCAGTGGGAGCACTGTTGATCTCCGTCGGGGGTGCGTTTACCGCTGCTGGTCTCTGGTTGCTTCAGTCGTTTATTCGTGGAGAGACCCGCCCACTCAGCGAAAAGAGTGCGGCTGGTGTGGCGCTTGCATCAGGTGGGGTCACGCTAGGTGCAATAACACTGTTCCGATCCGGAACGAGCGTTCTGATAACCCCCAATAGCATCGTACTTGCCATCGCGACAGGAGTACTGCCACTGATTGGTGTTCTTCTGGCGCGTGAACGGTACCTCAGAATCGGAGTTATACTCGTCGCAATCCCTATTTTCCTTACACTCTGGACGATTCCGACATTTCTGACATCGGGTGTCAATTCTGGCATCTTATCAGCTGGATTTGCCTTGTTTGGGCTCTTACTCGTCGGTGTTATCGGATCACCACTCATCGTGTATGGTTATCGGTTTACACCTTCCTAAGGTATCTTTTCGTGTTCCACTTTCAGGATTAGCGATATCCGCACAGATGCGCATACGGTACAATTAATTTTCATATGTGTTGACTGCGCGATCTGAGCGCAACCTGATCCTCTGAACTACGATTATTCCAACTGTGACAGGTATGGCTTGTCGACATTCTTGCGGTACTCACCCAGTTCAGTCTCAACAATGTGTGCTACTCTTTGACTATGAGTTCAGCAACCAATCCTCGTTCCACAGAACTGTCATCTCTATCGCGGTTCTGTTCATGTTAATCGGCGGGAAACAGGACAGCCCGACTTCGCCGCTGGGTTCTCATTCAGACCGAGGAATATGACTTTCTAACTCTGCTCTCTGCTGTACAAGCGCTCGCAGTCTTGCATATCTGTTGTATTGATGATCTAACTGTCGACTGTTGAGACGAGTTGTATGGCTGGCCTTCTGGTGATCGTGGTCTGGTCTGTATTTGTTGACGGCCCGTCCCGCTCGCTGTCTACCGCCTTCAGCGACGCTCGCGACAGACCATTCCGGGCTGCGGCGAGCAAGCTCGCCGTTCCGGGCTAAAGTGAATGTGGCTTCGACGCCAGCGGGTATCTCTCGGGGGTTGCGCTGTGCCGTGCTCACCCCGCGAGACATACTCCGCTGGACGCTTGCTTCAGGCAGACACCGGGTCACTCACTGCGTTCGTGCCCCGAGCCTCACCTCGCTGCGCTCGCTGAGACTGCGCGCGGTCCTGGATTAGTTTCCTGCTTCGGACACGCTCTCACTCGCGCCCAGCGGCGCTCGTGAAGGCGCGAGCGAGAGCGTGTGATGGTTGAGTTGGTTAATCGAGAGAGCCACGGCTGGAGAGTCGTGGTGTCGGAAAAAGACGCCGAGTGAGCGCCTTCGGAGCATATACTCCAATGAGAAATAGGAATCTAATCAGTAATGAAGTTTCGGTCGATGAACAGGCGTTCGAAAATGCAGATGAAGTGACGGTCGACGAGGATGGCTTCGAGGTCGTCGATGAGACTCCTGAGTTCCGGCCGTCGGTGCAGATGGAAATCCAGGCGAAAGTCGATTCAAACCACCCAGATGCGCGTCTCGAAGCAGGCCCGGATCACATATACGGAAAGACCCTCGTTCAGGAAGAGCGTATCCAGGGGCGGGAAGCGGAGTTAGCATCGATTAGTGCGAAGGCGGTATTCGGAAGTCAGGAGGGACGAGAAGAGCGGACCCGAGAGATCGTGGTCAAAGAGACGACGGCGCGGCGTGTGGAGTTCCTGAAGCGGGCGGGCTGTGTGAATCCGATGGTTCATCCAGATCGGGCAGATCCTCGTGAGATGCTTCCTCCTGAGCAGTTGGGGGCGGTGAACAGAGAGGCGATGCGGTTGGCCGAGAAATTGAATGGCTGGTCGACGGCGGCGATTGGTCGACAGTTGGGTGAAGCCGTAGTCGGCGGCTTGGATCTGACGAGTGCGGTGGTTGGAACGTTCGAGAAATTACAGACGGCCCCCGGAGCGGTGGTTCCAATCGGGAAGTTGGAGGCGATCAATCGAGAAGAGGTGAGCATTGCGGGTCGAGTAGTCCAATTGTGGGATTCATCGAGTCCAGCGATTGCCCAGGTGGGACTCATAGAGGATGAGAGCGGGCGAACAAAATTCACGAGCTGGGTGAAGTCGGATGCGAAGTGGGTCCAGGA
This sequence is a window from Halohasta litchfieldiae. Protein-coding genes within it:
- a CDS encoding phage NrS-1 polymerase family protein: MSNRVLADKTTIPETICEREQWVCWKKTQRDGNTTKIPVTPGGGGFASSTDPETWAGFEIALEYARTGKADGVGFVFTDDDPIVGVDLDDCRDPETGEVDSEAQDIIERLDSYTEISPSGTGYHVLIEGELPEGRNRRGHIELYDRARFFTVTGEHIQETPTHIARRQDALVAIHREYVQRSSSDEKSNSPNRGGSEDQSDTIDSTDATVDNANADLDDEKLLEKARRASNGPKFERLWGGNTGGYESNSEADMALCCLLAFWSGGNQRQMDRLFRQSGLLREKWDEVHFADGSTYGEKTIERAISNTSEFYDPGRGNQSKQSQITSEPSGEATTDVGVVVEESTRSQAYLTEKNRLLAERVDELEATLEQKNERVDALETENQRLKDELTSRDQETQPVLQEDVEESSTDSMWKRTKQRFSRR
- a CDS encoding winged helix-turn-helix domain-containing protein, translated to MTDINERMVDEWVESTTARERIKEILEETTTYSKVSAIADRARVSEPTTRKYLNELVEEGIGTTEQDGRTTLYKRNQGRLVDRRIEELRTTCSHQELVEAVQEMKESIAEFRETYGVESPEDLVIELEPGDEGWSDIGQWQSTRRNLAIAKAAIQVDEAHRLAEAEV
- a CDS encoding AbrB/MazE/SpoVT family DNA-binding domain-containing protein; its protein translation is MSSEHVDSESKVSGNQANIPARIRRELDIDDGDKLRWQIEDDGTLRVQIVQQHTGTFSEFEGYDGDEQTDVTNDHDAWGVDTE
- a CDS encoding PIN domain-containing protein; this translates as MPRALVDTTVLFAAAYSRDGAHDDGLEILHGIDTAGLPEAVVLDYVLAETLNGLTTHAGHESAVDFLDRLEENTRFHIDSLTADTLATAKALFRQYERFSFVDACIVAYMQTEGLGYLYAFDDDFDAAEDVYRLDTATNPYQPD
- a CDS encoding DUF7847 domain-containing protein; translation: MATLNSLRPAISGLIRNPILLVITGLYTLLQIPQLVLQSQSPLISALVSLLMTGVLLVLLPFYQGGLIGMANEALAGHTQIRSFIQAGKSNYISLLLSYLVILAVNILFGIAGFVLFFAGGLGFVIGNGQPSTAVIAIIGILGLLIVVAYLLIVISIQFYAHAIVLSDTKIIEGFKYSVKLVRQNLFSVAGYSVIMFFGGALIGLLGGVSSILFSPQPALGTALPDISLPLVILILAISLILTAIFGAFYGVYSVAFYQKINPD
- a CDS encoding DNA-binding protein, which gives rise to MRNRNLISNEVSVDEQAFENADEVTVDEDGFEVVDETPEFRPSVQMEIQAKVDSNHPDARLEAGPDHIYGKTLVQEERIQGREAELASISAKAVFGSQEGREERTREIVVKETTARRVEFLKRAGCVNPMVHPDRADPREMLPPEQLGAVNREAMRLAEKLNGWSTAAIGRQLGEAVVGGLDLTSAVVGTFEKLQTAPGAVVPIGKLEAINREEVSIAGRVVQLWDSSSPAIAQVGLIEDESGRTKFTSWVKSDAKWVQEGEQVCIHGAAKSWYQGRVSVAVTGWSTIHTPERGRWWE